AAAGATGCGGAAGGTTCAGATAATGTCCAACTTCGTGGGTGGCGGTTCTTCCCAGATTAAACGGAGCTGAGGTTCCGGAACCTGTTCCGATATAAGGAGCCGCAATCACAACACCGTCTAGCGAAGAAGTAATTGTTCCCGGATAATAAGCATATCCCAGTGTACCTCCAGTCATACTATTTACGATCCAGATATTTAGATAGCTGTCAGGTGAAGTGGCTGCAATACCTGTAGTGGCAGATTTCATTTTATTTTCATCCGGATTCCAGCTTGTGGTGCTTACTTGTTTTCTTACTGTTTTGGCAAGTCTGAATCTGATTTTGGTATCTCCAGCTTTTACAGGAACAAATTCTGATGGAGTATTGTTGACATCTGAATTTGTACTCCCGTAATCTCTGTTCAGTACATCAATCTGAGACTGTAATCTCGCATCCGTTACATTTTGACTGGCTGTATTGTATACAACATTAAATACGACAGGGATTTCTACCGTTCCATCTGCGAGTACTTTACCTACTTTTAAATCAGCGATACGCTTTTCAGTAAATTGTTCAATGGCTTCCACTCTTGCTCTGGCAGCAGGATCTGTTTTTAAAATGTTTTCCCTCATTAAGTCTGAAGGACAAACTCTTTTACTGGTCATTTGCT
This genomic window from Chryseobacterium sp. MEBOG06 contains:
- a CDS encoding zinc metalloprotease, encoding MKKFLLGAGIIFLASCSNDANSTTEQQPTSSPSEQMTSKRVCPSDLMRENILKTDPAARARVEAIEQFTEKRIADLKVGKVLADGTVEIPVVFNVVYNTASQNVTDARLQSQIDVLNRDYGSTNSDVNNTPSEFVPVKAGDTKIRFRLAKTVRKQVSTTSWNPDENKMKSATTGIAATSPDSYLNIWIVNSMTGGTLGYAYYPGTITSSLDGVVIAAPYIGTGSGTSAPFNLGRTATHEVGHYLNLPHLWGSTNTGCQTDYSNDTPASPGPNYGIPSYPLYATCSGVSRSQIFMNYMDYVDDKVMVMFTANQKQRMQAVVAASGPRAGLRVN